The Enterobacter mori genomic interval GGTGGTTCCCGGCGGACGGCGGCGAATACGATCCGGATAAATCACGCTCACGTCCGGGTCGAACCACTGCTTGCCGTTGCTCTCGAACGTCCATAAACGGTTCAGGAACGACTGCACCTGCGCCATCTCTTCGCTCTGGCGCGCCTGCATCTGCGCCTGCGACCAGTAGATCGGGTAAATCTCCGGACGAGAAGCCGTTAAGGTGCCGAAGAAGTTATCGCCTGGCCCTTTGTACACGTCGTCAAACTTGTTCAGATCGAGGTAGTCGAGCATCGACTGATCCCACGCCAGCGCCTGCTCGCGCGGGAAGTGACCTTTAATCACCGCGCAGCCGCGGCGTTTTACGGCCTCACGCTGTGCGTCGGTAATCGTGCCGTTTTTCACGTCAGAAAAGGGAATCACCGGCCAGACGGTTTCGCCTTTGTTCTTAAGGGCGTTGATTTCCGCCACGCGGGTGGCAATTTTATCGCTGAGCTTATTAAAAACCGCCTGTACGTCGCCGATCTGCGCGCGTAATTCACGTTTCAACTGACGGATCGCCGCTTTGTGATCCGCTGGCAAAGTTTCACTGGTAAAGGTCATGACTGCCTCGCATCTTTCATTCGAAAGTAAAAATATCTACAAGTGATACTTTAAGTTAAAAATAAGTTAATGCAAGTTTAAAAACTTGACGCAAGCCACAGGACGGAAAAAGAGTGAGAGGCCGGAGCGACGCTCCGGCGAAGAGAGGATCAGGCGTCGAACGGGGAATGGTTGTCGAGCACGGCCTGAATGACGTTCAGCGCGCCGTGATGGTTGTTGTCGTCGGTGCTGTAGCGGCTGATCTCTTTGATGCTTTCCGCCGCGTTACCCATCGCAAAGGAATATTTCACCAGCTTCAGCATCTCGGCATCGTTGCCGCTGTCGCCAATGGCCACGCACTCCTGCGGGGAGATTTTCCAGCGCTTCAGGAGACGGCTGATGCCGTTGGCTTTGTGCAGGCCGGGGATGATCAAATCGACAAAACCAAAGCCGCTGGTGACCGGCTTCATGATGCCGTCCAGGGAGACGTGCAGTTTATCCACCAGATTCGGGATATCGCTGTCCGGCAGGTTCAGGGAGAACTTAAACAGCACGTCGTCAATGTCGCGGTAATCGCTGATGCGTTTTAAG includes:
- a CDS encoding Cof-type HAD-IIB family hydrolase codes for the protein MTVKVIVTDMDGTFLDDAKQYDRDRFQAQFEQLKSRDIEFVVASGNQYYQLISFFPELKDRISFVAENGALVFDRGEQIFHGELTRHESQIVTGELLKDKGLNFVACGLESAYVSDKAPDAFVALMSKHYHRLKRISDYRDIDDVLFKFSLNLPDSDIPNLVDKLHVSLDGIMKPVTSGFGFVDLIIPGLHKANGISRLLKRWKISPQECVAIGDSGNDAEMLKLVKYSFAMGNAAESIKEISRYSTDDNNHHGALNVIQAVLDNHSPFDA